The sequence GAAAAGATGCAGCTAGATAACTCAAAAGTGCATAAATTGTCTTTGGTTTTGGAACAGATCAACAAGCTACTGAATACTTGATTGTTGGACCTCtcacacaaaaatacattgatCAATGCATATCAGATCTAcctattttttttagaaattttttccaaacaataaaatgaatcaTCACTTCAGTGATGTTTTAACCTGTCATTGAGATCTGACCAGGCCTGCACGAATTCATCAATTGAGTTATTGTTACTTCTTCTGACAGGATGTTTTGAAAAAAGGTAGACTTACCCTCAATTGGTCCCTGTATCTTTTTAAGCAGCATGGATTTCAATTCTGATTCATTGTCttgctgattatttttttctgaggATTGTGACAGTGGTCCCTTTACATTCAGTACATGAGACAAGGCATTCTGGTGCGCCCCTGCCTCACTTATATCAGCAGATTTCTCTGTGACAGTGGTTTCCTTTGCAAATGTATCTGTGCATGTGTTGTTATCACCAATTTCAAGCATCTTAGTGTCAATGGAATTAACTTTGGAGGTTTTTGTTATTGAAGGAGAACCCTGAGCTTGCTTTCCTTGCCCAGGCCGTTCCTTTCCCTTCAGTGAAGTCTGCTCGTCCTCTCTCGGAATGTCTGTGGAAGATTTATGAACGGGTGTTTCCTGAGCAACGTTCTTAGAGTTTTCATTTACTAAACCAGTCTTATCTCTCAATCCCACCTGTCCTGCAGCTGCAGGATTTACAGACAAGTCCTGAACCGACGCTAATGCTGTAACGGGCTGCTCTTTTTCTATTGCACCATGTCCCAGctgctttgtaattttatttGCATCAGTCCCATTAATGATGTCAATAGGAATGCTGTTAGTTTCTTTCCCACTTTGCGATGTATCTGTGATTGGGGCTGAAGGTGGTTCTAGCTCTGTGAGGCCTTCATCTGAGTGAGACTTCTTTGCACTGTCCAAGTCTGTAGTGACGCTAATGTTCATTTGATGTTTCTCTTTACTTTTGGCCTGGAATCGACTAAAAGGATTGATATCCTGATCACAAGAGAGATCTTCCCACTCTCCAGGCCTGTACAGGGGACAAAGATCCTTTGGTAGGTCGCTGTGAGAAGAGAAATGACGAATGTgcatggaaaattaaaaaaaaaaaaacacaaaaaaaacaaatggcaaatAAAAGAACATGGAAaaaagcaaatactgtatataaaaaaaaaaaaaaaaaaaaaaaaaaaaaacccagcttggATGAGCACAACCAAAAAggctattattttgttttgttttgacttcAACAAAAATATGTTTGATGATAAATGAAACTCCAGGCTGAATAATTAGCACACATGTAACACTTAATAATTAGTAAAAATAGTAGGGTCGAACATAATGTTGTTTGGAGTGACTTGACCAAACACAAAGGAACACAGTCAGCCCTACagtaaacacactgtacagaatCGCAGAACAGCAGGtttaaggtttaaaacaaaatgtattaattaaaaaaattatgaaaatgtaatatcaacacattttattaacaagCAGCTACAAGGCCAACATAGATCCTGCTAACATGAGTTGACTAGTGAACAATCTGATTTTATAGCATGATCAAGATCCTTTTAGCCAATCACAGCATGAATTTTCAGAGTTAAGCCAATTGTACAGAAGAATTGTGGATGGTTAAAAACTGGTATGTAAATCCCAGATAACCTACCTAAGAACTTTTCTACAAACAGATAGAAAAAAACACTGCCTGAAATTACTGTAAACATTGGTATATGATAATTTATATATAGCTTGAAATATTAACAAGCCTTCCTCCAAAAGCCACCAGATGCCTTTTCGTCACAGCTCATGATATTCtacttttggggaaaaaaaacctcaACTGATCCTCTAATGTTAGCAGATGTTTGGAAATCCATCAGCCAATTAAGTTACAGATTGTGATACTCTTGCAAACTAGAGAGAAAAAGATTATCATCAAATTTTCAGCTAGTGCTCAAATATAGGAACGACCAATATAGAAATGAAAAGTAGGTTTTATATCAAATTTTGAACCATTGCTTACATGTCTGTGTACAATATAGGATACAGTAAACCAGTCGAAAGTCACCTTTTCTCACTTTCACTATGtgagtaattacattttgaaaacccAGGACCTGCTTCTGATGCTAGCATTTTTATGTACACTTCAGGGGTTATTTTGGACAACctctaaatacaaaaacagatagTTGTCGAACAGCTCCTACTAATCTATGATCCCATATAAAACCTCTCACAAAATAACACTAACTATAAACCATCAAACAGCTTGCAGCATGAGGTAAGCTCACAGTTCTTATTCCCCTTTTGTAGTAGATAACAAAAAGATTTGGTTTGAAAACAAAGTGCTTACGATGGTAGAGCATCTTTGATCTTCATGTGCGAGATGTCATTGTACAAGGCAATGGAAAGCACCTCCTCCATGGGGCAGATGAGACCATACTCTTCACAGCCATTCTCGATCACCAGTGGGTCTGATTTATGAGGGTCAAACATAATGTTGTTTGGAGTGACGATCATAACTCCACCGACCACTCCCTTAAAACAAAGGAACACAGTCAACCCCGCAATAAACATACTGCACAAAAACCCACAAGCAGTaaacttattttgtttgaaaacaaatccAGGAGACAAGCAGAATTAGTGTTTAAAGTAGACTGCCAGGTACACACCTTTCCGTCTGTGATATATCTGcaactcatttttaaaaatttgaCAGTCTCCGGCTCCTCCTCTTCAGAAGCCGACGATAGGACTCTCTGGATGGGCTTTGAAGAGTTTCTGGCTAATTCTGCGTCCTGAAATTATAATCAAtatgtttttcataaaaataactgtaaaattaTTATGTACATCCCCCCCGgccacagaaataaaacaccatGACCTAATTGCACCATATGCATGTGTAAAAAATATAAGTTTGACATAGACAGATAGATTCCTCAACATAACTCCTGATAGAATCAAAAGCTTgtgctataaaatgtatttagtaagtttcatgacaattggataatcATTTCTCTAGATAAATGTAAAACACAGATACAGAGGACTGGATGCCTCAActataaagtatttttgaaacCAGAGATATACATCTCCAGCAGGGGATAAGAGcacaatattataatatttcagAAAACTAAATATTATCATCAGTGCCCTTCCAATTTAATCTCTTTCTGTTAAATAGTGCATACAGTTGACGCTTTGGTTTCCTTCAGTTTCCTTCTCTTTCAATCCCTAAGCACAGTACGGCTGCAGTTTTCTTACCAGTAGTTTATCATACTCTGTGTCAGAGGAGGACACTGGGGAAGTAGGGCTATCTGAGCTGAGAGAACAGGCTCTTTTGGAATCATGGTCCACAACAGGGACATAAAGTTTCTGcaacaacaaagaaagaaagacagattACCGGTAAAGCAAAAAGACACATACAGggtatacatacacagtataataattATGGAATGTGAATGATACACTTAACATAAGATGAGGTTTTACCTGCCCTGGGACGATGGTGTGTGAGAAGAGCCTGTTGATTTCTACTAGTTTATTTGGGGTGATGTTAAATTTCAAGGCAATGCAATTGAGAGTGTCCTGGGATTTTGCCTGCACAAAACAGAAAGTGAGGGTGTACAGATTACTGATACCTGAATTACAGGAAAAGCATGGATCACTGAAAGATTCTGTGCCAATGTAGCACATTTGTAAGGTTTTTCAAAAAAGACATTGTGTACTCAAAGGGAATGAGAGATTACAGTCCATGTTGGGAGTGTAGGACTTCCTGACATCTGGAAAACAAGACTGGTCAAATATTATATCCCCAATATAATGAATAGCCATCCATACGGCTGTCACTCTTCTGGAGGATGTcaaaatttaaactagaaaaacCCTGGACAACAcactgtgcaattattatttaatgtattatgtcaCATCAGTctaacagttttgaaaaatatggggttttttttgagATGCAACAGTATTTAGGGGctcactttaaattattttacatgcatCTTTGACTAAATTCCACTGTAGATGAAGTCAAGAATAATTTTACATGACAATATTGACATTGTATAATTTGGTGTTTACATCTAGACCCTATTTTGTTAAGCGACTTGATATGTAACATCTCATTGTCAAGAATGTCCGGTCTACAGGGGTTGGGAAAATGCTTATTTCAGAATAACTCTTAAAACAACTCAAATGTCATTAattataatgttaatgttatttttggctttttcAAGTTCAGTGCTTACGATATATTCCACTGTGCCATTTGGTTTCTGgatcaccattttcttttctttcttttcgttggttttgtttctgttgtcatctgaaaagcagaaataaaatacaaacagatctagccaaaaccagaaagaaaatatgtttttcacaCTGCCTTAGAACTGCACTGCAAATGTACAAAttcaaaaatgcattttctgcagaactttttttttgttttcctggtGAGATTACATCAAAGCCACTTACAGTATAACATCATAGAACCAATTACAACTGTTTGCAGATTAATGACTATAAAATTACTGAGCTAGTACCAAGATCACTGAATAAGAAACATTCCAAGTCATTGAATTACCATGCATCATGTCTAATCTGGTTATGTTTTGGTatattagaaataaaatgcattattaattgtGTAACACGTGGAATAATTTCTGGAAAAAATGATGAATCCCACCATGAATGAATTTTTCATGATTTCATGGCACAACTAGCAATGAAGAGTGAAGGCAGCAAAGTAAATAAAGTCCTGTGGATGTCACAATGACCTGGTTACCTATTTATAATTAGCTAGTGCACCAATTTACCTTGTACTGTACTTTGGATTCTGTAAGATCCCAGCCAAGTTTGACTGAAGAATCAGTTTAATAATCAGTAAACTGTTGAGTTATATTAAGGCATTTGTTGATTCCCTGTTGGGCTCAGGCTGTCCTGCATTATGATATTGTACATTACTCTACACACCATGCTTGTTTTTGTTCGCCTCACCTTTGCATCAAAATCTATTAGGAAGAAAATAACTTATAAAAACGTTCCACAAAAAATACCATTATGAAAttaatcagaaacaaaacaattacaagttATTGACCACAGTCCAACAGTTTTTTGGTTTATGGTTTCGTAATACCTCCACAATGACATCGTCCTACAACACTGCAACAGGAATACAATAAAAATCTATGGGAGGTGCAGTTTTTTGGGGTACAATTATTTTAACAGTACAATGCTCTGTTCTGTACAATTTATGGGCATTTTGTTGTACAGCTGCGACAAACACATTGACATATTATTGCATCTATTCTGCAGTGtatattagaagaaaaaaaaaaaaagtttgcctaCCTGAGCCATAACAAAGCTACATACAATATAGAGACtaacaatatatttttcttgGTTTGACGGTCgtgtattttaaatggatttcGGAGATGAAGCACTAAAACTAAATAGTCTACTTAACACAGGTCTCATCAGTCATGGATTCCAAACTCCCCACAACAGAACTGTAACCAGACAATATCCATGATCCAgaggcttgcttttttttttaaatagatttcacACCAGCAAGGTTCGACTTAGTCCTGACTCACCAACCACTCTCCTGAAAACATCATGAAAaccaaataagaaataaaacacacaaataataaaagtaatagcTTCCATTTGCAAAACTGTTATGAAAATATCATTTGACACATCAAACTGATGTCTTCTTTGTTATTGTCACTTGACTCGTCCCACAAGAAAACAGCTGAATCAATGTTCTTCCCCACCGGCCTTGGAACTAGAGATGTGCGAACCGGTTCCTTTGAAACTGGGTACCCggtcagtgctttaaaaacaacaaaccagataCAAATATACaagtatttattatgtttttaataaaactgattatttaaaaaaaaaacataaaaccattaaaatgatCAAATCACACATTACATTACACTTTAGTACATGTTGCAATTCTAATTATTATgcatactaatttggccaatcagatcactgaaaattaaATGAGAATCAATGAATTTAAAGGCTCTGAAACCACCGGTTGATGCATCTCGGAGGTTCTGGGTCCATCCATCTTTCACTAGCCTTTTCCCAATGACAAGTCCATATAGCACCATGAATTGGGTGGGAATGGCagacttttaattggataatttaatacacatactattttctttaaattcactggttctcatttcattttcagtgatctgattggccaaattagtatatacgtgtaataattagaattacaacacatactaaagtcaaattagaacatgtactaaatatttgaaacgtgtaataaataaaatgttttaaacccGGGTGGCCTTCCAtagtattctgattggtccaaatcaatacgcGTCTTTAATTTTTTAAACGTGTATTAAATAACATGTTTCTGACCTGGAGGGCCTTCCATACAATCTGATACATCTTTAAAAATTGCTGTCAATTGTCTGAAATAACTCTAGGTTTGCTTTCTGTTAAAGACAAAAATAGTTGCAATGCATGTTATTATCTGCAGTCCTTTAAAATCTCAAGCAAGGGTAAGTCTCTCAGCAGACAAACTTCAGACTAAGAGATATATGTCTGCTTTCAGAGACCTTGATTAGTAATAATCCTGAACTACTTAATGTtgccttaggtaaggtagtccaagaccaGTGTTAATCAGGGACGGTGAAACCAGCTGTGTCTATTATTCTGGGATCATTCCGAAGTCTTTAATTGATGCCTAAACAAacttgtattacaaaaaaaaagggttatcCCCCCAGCCCATGTCACAGACAGACACCGATTTACAGTTTAATCTGTATGCGTAAATAAACTATACGATTTTCCAGCTAGCTACCCAATGCATTGGTTTTAgtaattgtttcttttattattcttaGTCAGTGGAAATTCCTCTCAGTTTCGACAACACTGCACAGGAAACCAATTCTGCCCACAACATTTCAGGTCACAGAAACAGTGATTAAAGTAAGTCACACAAGCCACTGTATCTTAATGTCTGAGGTTCAAcgctaaacaaatacatttctaaagtTTCCACTTGAATTAATGCTTACAGACAAACTGTAGACTACTTATATTATGCTTTTGCAAATTCCttcaaaacattttagaaatacatCAGCAAACTtggtttgaaaaagaaaaattgcaaaaacaaacaaacaagaaaaacacttaCTGGTACCACAACCACCACAAGACAGTAAATATCGCCACTTAAAGTTTTCCACCCTAGCCCTTTGGGACTGCAAGTGCCACATCAGTGCTCCCACCCACACCCATGATTAGCAACTTGGAATGACTGAATTCTGGAATTTGACTCACCCTGAATTCTGGAATTCAAATCACCCTGTACTCCCAACAGAAGAGCTTTTGCTAGGTGACATTGGGAATCCACAGGaaggaagaaaaatgaaaaagccaatgctgttaactaaaaaataataattatgtgaGGATCCAAATGAATTGCAGATGAAATCAGAAAAAAGCAGATTTAACCACTTACAACAAACTCTGTAAATCAGATCGGAAAGGTGGCTTCTCACAGCTCCTTGACCACGTTAGCATATcaaatgaaatagaaatattatttaagaagaaaaaatttAAGAGAAATGAAGATCAATTAAACCACAGTTTAACCACCTTAACAACAgatattgattttatttgtaaCTTCAAACCACAGTCAAAATTCTTGATTGATTTTAGATCACATTTCTATTTAGTTAGTTTAAAGTTTTCACTTTTTGATCACAGTTCACGTTTACCCATATCTAATATTGCCAAGGGTTGGATGGTAACATGCATGGCTAACAACTACACTGGAACTGAGtaagaatgtgtttttgtatttcacaGATAATTAGAAATGTAATGCTTTGTGAAAaacagaatacagttgtgtactaaACAACTGAAAGAGTTGCTCtgccaaaaacaaaaactcacaggTTCACAGTATTGCTGTCATACTGGGTCACAGGTCAAACTGAAGAGTACTATTTTTGCCTCAGTTTCCATAAACTGAAAATAAGAAATCAGTATCTGAGATATGACCAGTTGGAGGaattatttttagatttacaaaaacacacaccagtAAGCTCACTGTCTGTCAGATTCAgtcaacatatacagtatttaaatgcttATAGAACAGTATAGTGATAAAACTtgtgaaacacattatttaacaTGAGGTGTATCACAATACAGATGCATAAGGAGAGGCCCAGTCTATGTGCCTGTCCATATTTAACACTTCAAATCTAAATAAGTGACTATTAATGTGATGGTTCCATTGCAGTTTCACCCTATTTGCTGGTAAGGGACGAAAGATGTGTAACCTTTTTCTGATAAATGCTCTTCTcaaataatacatattgtaaataaaatataagaaaactAACTGGACACAAGGaccatttgctgtttttttctggatcgatacttagggcttctgtttttcttaatttcattttttagtgctttttttttttttttttttttagctatttgagttttatataaatcgtttttttttcccccagggatttcgctttttatatactgagcatcaaaagaaatatatcacttatatttgagcatcaaaagaaacattacttatatttggataaaattcactagatgtgattgaaaaatgataaactctgtttcagagcaggggtgtagtgactttttattgtccTGATCAACAACTGACACcccgaagatgctgcaaaatgatctgtcgatcttgagCAGGtattgtgactcttggtctcccagttcatggcctgtgacagtgtgtttttttttttcctttgctgtcttccacaacgaaatccttacgGTCACAAGCACATTCTTCTGGAGTTTTCCTGTCTTTGTTTTtgagtttaataaatgtgtgctttaagCGCTGCAACTGCAGCTTCAGTTCCTGAGTCCCTTTCTTGCTAGTAACAGCCTGGGCCGTGACACTACCGTCACGCTTACATGCAAAGGGGATTACCCTGGGAACTTTCTAATTactaagaaaaaaagaacattgtctctctcttttttcctcttaattatttagcaccaaaaaaaaaaaaaacacttaagaaaacttcaggaaaaaaaaaaaaagttgccaagAAAGCAGTAGGGAGCACGTATAATAGAGCGCGTCACATAGACAGTGTTGTCAGTAATCATGGAAGGTTTTGTAAAGTGCACGAATTAAACCAAAGCTCAATTTATAGTACACAGAGGTTGACTTGAACATACAGTATAACCAACCTTTACCCTCAATGTCATCTAACATACTGTACCTTTTGCTAACCTATACATTAAGTAGGAAGTTGATTAAAAGTGCCACAGTGGACCCATATGTACAGTTAGTATTTGACACAACACTGTTATATCAAGAAGGGTTTTTACTTTCCATCAAAAATATCAACACAGCACTTTTGGCATTTAAAGTCAACAAGTGACTGGAGTACAGCTCTAGTCCCTTGTTAAGCGATATGGAAAATCTATTTTTGTTATGCGGAAGGAgccttcaaaaacacacacacacaacacacacacttgggacacatgttttcaaatatatttatataaatatgagAAACTTAGACTTCAGTATAATTGTTTATCAGTAAATTCATGTAGCAGTTtttttgatattgatattgatataaaGGAAATAAcaactaattaattaatgttatttaatgttgtttttaaagtctgaacaacattttaaatgtctgtccgtgcgtgtgtgtgcaaaACCTTATTTCTGGGTTGACTAGGCTTGAAATCACTAGTCAATGTATCTGAGAGATATTACATACCAACAAAAAGGACTAAAATCACCTGAAAGCTGTACAATAATTAAAAGTACCAGTACTTACACAATGCTCCATCTGCTGGTTCTGGAATCAgtattgcatatttttttcttagtgtGTTACATTACAGTTACAGTACTCTATGTTAATATccatatatttatacacaataTATTCAAATTTCCAAACCTAAGCCGAAACGTAAAGGTTTACCATTTTCTTaccattttttaaagcaaagccCAAATAAATGTTTGCCAAATCATTTTCAGTATTTCAGCAAATCATATGAttgaatgttgttttaaaaagactactacattaaaaaattcaactatcaaaaaaataaaaataaaaaatatactggaGGTACCACATTCTGATTAATGctaattttaaattggatttgcCTGATTCTTGGATTGGACAGAAACACTTTGCGTATTTGGCCAGGGAACTTAGATCTATAGCTTGCCTCTTCTTAAGTGCCACTTATCGTAAATATCACAACCACAGAACATGATATGTAATGTTAATAAGGGGCAAAATGGTTTAAATGATGCATCCTGTATCCATAATGTTAAGAGAGTGTGGATTGTATTGCATGACCAAAAGCACTTCATACAGGTGATGTTTAGTCCACCAAGTAGGAATTATAGCAGTATCCTCAAGTTTTGCCTTATAAcaaaatctttacatttttagggttttcattttttttagaattagGGTTAAACCTAATAAAGCCTGCAAATGGTGTCAAAACAGATAGATACCTGACTGATAAGGGTAATTTCTAACTCAAAAATATGACCAGGCTTACTCTTGTGTACAATATGTGCAGAACCAAAGCCTAGTTtaagccatttttttaaatgctacattTAACCATATTCAAAACCCCAAAAGCCAAACCCTTACTCATCATTAATGATTATAAAAAGTAGCCCAGCAGGATCATCATGTAATTATTGTGAATAGAATATATTGTGACCCCTAGGATTACCTGTTCTGTCTGGGAAGAATTCAACTTAGTATACTAACTTAAAATAATATACCATGTAGATTTCTAatgaagacaaacaaacaaacaaacatattctgGTATGAACAATAAAGTAATGTTCACTTACctattgtataatattttttaagaTCCATGTGTCTAATCTCTTTCATACTTTTCTTCGTTTTCTTGTCTTCTTCAGAAGCATTCTCCTTGTTGTTGGCACATGTCTTTGTTGGGTCCGAAGACAGTTTCAAGCCCTTGTCAGATGCAGGGGACTTGTCCCGTTTCCCCCGACATGCATGAGGTTTGGAACCATCTGAGGAATCTGCCAC is a genomic window of Polyodon spathula isolate WHYD16114869_AA chromosome 6, ASM1765450v1, whole genome shotgun sequence containing:
- the LOC121317398 gene encoding nuclear receptor coactivator 7-like isoform X1 → MLNLDRLCDGLQNATNNSLYWLKRRRQIKQCSETTVADSSDGSKPHACRGKRDKSPASDKGLKLSSDPTKTCANNKENASEEDKKTKKSMKEIRHMDLKKYYTIGAVRSHLSDLIYRVCYDNRNKTNEKKEKKMVIQKPNGTVEYIAKSQDTLNCIALKFNITPNKLVEINRLFSHTIVPGQKLYVPVVDHDSKRACSLSSDSPTSPVSSSDTEYDKLLDAELARNSSKPIQRVLSSASEEEEPETVKFLKMSCRYITDGKGVVGGVMIVTPNNIMFDPHKSDPLVIENGCEEYGLICPMEEVLSIALYNDISHMKIKDALPSDLPKDLCPLYRPGEWEDLSCDQDINPFSRFQAKSKEKHQMNISVTTDLDSAKKSHSDEGLTELEPPSAPITDTSQSGKETNSIPIDIINGTDANKITKQLGHGAIEKEQPVTALASVQDLSVNPAAAGQVGLRDKTGLVNENSKNVAQETPVHKSSTDIPREDEQTSLKGKERPGQGKQAQGSPSITKTSKVNSIDTKMLEIGDNNTCTDTFAKETTVTEKSADISEAGAHQNALSHVLNVKGPLSQSSEKNNQQDNESELKSMLLKKIQGPIEDMLPSKEEKSKTPPMFLSIKVGKPMRKTFANKSTAPLQQYARRGKQPEYWFAVPQERVDHLYAAFVQWSPEVYGKDAKEQGFVVVEKEELNMIDNFFSDTVPKSWEIITIDEARRRQSFGSLEDEVLEDLLPVLKDHSVLLEDPHIEKLAQYLPARTQGYPWRLAYSTAVHGTSLKTLYRNMADLDSPVLLVIKDMDNQVFGALTSHPFKVSDHCYGTGETFFYSFNPEFKVFRWSGENSYFIKGNIDSLQLGGGGGYFGLWLDSDLYHGSSYPCETFSNEPLSKKEDFIVQDLEVWAFE
- the LOC121317398 gene encoding nuclear receptor coactivator 7-like isoform X2, whose protein sequence is MEKKERKPSYFARLKRRRQIKQCSETTVADSSDGSKPHACRGKRDKSPASDKGLKLSSDPTKTCANNKENASEEDKKTKKSMKEIRHMDLKKYYTIGAVRSHLSDLIYRVCYDNRNKTNEKKEKKMVIQKPNGTVEYIAKSQDTLNCIALKFNITPNKLVEINRLFSHTIVPGQKLYVPVVDHDSKRACSLSSDSPTSPVSSSDTEYDKLLDAELARNSSKPIQRVLSSASEEEEPETVKFLKMSCRYITDGKGVVGGVMIVTPNNIMFDPHKSDPLVIENGCEEYGLICPMEEVLSIALYNDISHMKIKDALPSDLPKDLCPLYRPGEWEDLSCDQDINPFSRFQAKSKEKHQMNISVTTDLDSAKKSHSDEGLTELEPPSAPITDTSQSGKETNSIPIDIINGTDANKITKQLGHGAIEKEQPVTALASVQDLSVNPAAAGQVGLRDKTGLVNENSKNVAQETPVHKSSTDIPREDEQTSLKGKERPGQGKQAQGSPSITKTSKVNSIDTKMLEIGDNNTCTDTFAKETTVTEKSADISEAGAHQNALSHVLNVKGPLSQSSEKNNQQDNESELKSMLLKKIQGPIEDMLPSKEEKSKTPPMFLSIKVGKPMRKTFANKSTAPLQQYARRGKQPEYWFAVPQERVDHLYAAFVQWSPEVYGKDAKEQGFVVVEKEELNMIDNFFSDTVPKSWEIITIDEARRRQSFGSLEDEVLEDLLPVLKDHSVLLEDPHIEKLAQYLPARTQGYPWRLAYSTAVHGTSLKTLYRNMADLDSPVLLVIKDMDNQVFGALTSHPFKVSDHCYGTGETFFYSFNPEFKVFRWSGENSYFIKGNIDSLQLGGGGGYFGLWLDSDLYHGSSYPCETFSNEPLSKKEDFIVQDLEVWAFE
- the LOC121317398 gene encoding nuclear receptor coactivator 7-like isoform X3, translating into MLNLDRLCDGLQNATNNSLYWLKRRRQIKQCSETTVADSSDGSKPHACRGKRDKSPASDKGLKLSSDPTKTCANNKENASEEDKKTKKSMKEIRHMDLKKYYTIGAVRSHLSDLIYRVCYDNRNKTNEKKEKKMVIQKPNGTVEYIAKSQDTLNCIALKFNITPNKLVEINRLFSHTIVPGQKLYVPVVDHDSKRACSLSSDSPTSPVSSSDTEYDKLLDAELARNSSKPIQRVLSSASEEEEPETVKFLKMSCRYITDGKGVVGGVMIVTPNNIMFDPHKSDPLVIENGCEEYGLICPMEEVLSIALYNDISHMKIKDALPSPGEWEDLSCDQDINPFSRFQAKSKEKHQMNISVTTDLDSAKKSHSDEGLTELEPPSAPITDTSQSGKETNSIPIDIINGTDANKITKQLGHGAIEKEQPVTALASVQDLSVNPAAAGQVGLRDKTGLVNENSKNVAQETPVHKSSTDIPREDEQTSLKGKERPGQGKQAQGSPSITKTSKVNSIDTKMLEIGDNNTCTDTFAKETTVTEKSADISEAGAHQNALSHVLNVKGPLSQSSEKNNQQDNESELKSMLLKKIQGPIEDMLPSKEEKSKTPPMFLSIKVGKPMRKTFANKSTAPLQQYARRGKQPEYWFAVPQERVDHLYAAFVQWSPEVYGKDAKEQGFVVVEKEELNMIDNFFSDTVPKSWEIITIDEARRRQSFGSLEDEVLEDLLPVLKDHSVLLEDPHIEKLAQYLPARTQGYPWRLAYSTAVHGTSLKTLYRNMADLDSPVLLVIKDMDNQVFGALTSHPFKVSDHCYGTGETFFYSFNPEFKVFRWSGENSYFIKGNIDSLQLGGGGGYFGLWLDSDLYHGSSYPCETFSNEPLSKKEDFIVQDLEVWAFE
- the LOC121317398 gene encoding nuclear receptor coactivator 7-like isoform X5; this encodes MLNLDRLCDGLQNATNNSLYWLKRRRQIKQCSETTVADSSDGSKPHACRGKRDKSPASDKGLKLSSDPTKTCANNKENASEEDKKTKKSMKEIRHMDLKKYYTIDDNRNKTNEKKEKKMVIQKPNGTVEYIAKSQDTLNCIALKFNITPNKLVEINRLFSHTIVPGQKLYVPVVDHDSKRACSLSSDSPTSPVSSSDTEYDKLLDAELARNSSKPIQRVLSSASEEEEPETVKFLKMSCRYITDGKGVVGGVMIVTPNNIMFDPHKSDPLVIENGCEEYGLICPMEEVLSIALYNDISHMKIKDALPSPGEWEDLSCDQDINPFSRFQAKSKEKHQMNISVTTDLDSAKKSHSDEGLTELEPPSAPITDTSQSGKETNSIPIDIINGTDANKITKQLGHGAIEKEQPVTALASVQDLSVNPAAAGQVGLRDKTGLVNENSKNVAQETPVHKSSTDIPREDEQTSLKGKERPGQGKQAQGSPSITKTSKVNSIDTKMLEIGDNNTCTDTFAKETTVTEKSADISEAGAHQNALSHVLNVKGPLSQSSEKNNQQDNESELKSMLLKKIQGPIEDMLPSKEEKSKTPPMFLSIKVGKPMRKTFANKSTAPLQQYARRGKQPEYWFAVPQERVDHLYAAFVQWSPEVYGKDAKEQGFVVVEKEELNMIDNFFSDTVPKSWEIITIDEARRRQSFGSLEDEVLEDLLPVLKDHSVLLEDPHIEKLAQYLPARTQGYPWRLAYSTAVHGTSLKTLYRNMADLDSPVLLVIKDMDNQVFGALTSHPFKVSDHCYGTGETFFYSFNPEFKVFRWSGENSYFIKGNIDSLQLGGGGGYFGLWLDSDLYHGSSYPCETFSNEPLSKKEDFIVQDLEVWAFE